From the Acidilutibacter cellobiosedens genome, one window contains:
- a CDS encoding TIGR03826 family flagellar region protein gives MNLRNCRRCGKVYAYDGFDLCHDCRMIDEKDFEKVRAYLDENPSADINEISEETEVSTKKIIKFLREGRLELKDENNFLLLCERCGKPIRKGRFCEKCTAQLERELKRAIGQERSLEDLPKDSARERMRVIERKGKKDLK, from the coding sequence ATGAATTTGAGAAATTGCAGAAGGTGTGGAAAAGTTTATGCCTATGACGGATTTGATCTATGTCATGACTGCAGAATGATAGATGAGAAAGATTTTGAAAAAGTCAGAGCGTATTTAGATGAAAATCCCAGTGCGGATATTAATGAAATATCTGAGGAAACTGAAGTAAGTACAAAAAAAATAATAAAATTTTTAAGGGAAGGCAGATTGGAATTAAAAGATGAAAATAATTTTCTTTTACTCTGTGAAAGATGCGGAAAACCTATTAGAAAAGGAAGATTTTGCGAAAAATGTACCGCACAATTGGAGAGAGAACTTAAAAGAGCAATAGGACAAGAAAGAAGTCTGGAAGATCTTCCTAAGGATTCGGCAAGAGAGAGAATGAGAGTAATAGAGAGAAAAGGGAAAAAAGATCTAAAGTAG
- a CDS encoding flagellar biosynthesis anti-sigma factor FlgM: MKINGINKTLEVYENIEIKRSNDIRGISKKDELKLSDKAMDYGIALKKLKDVPEIRMDKVKKIQDEIKTGVYKLDGEKIVEKMFQEANFEKRI, from the coding sequence ATGAAAATAAATGGAATAAACAAGACTTTGGAGGTATATGAAAACATTGAAATTAAGAGAAGTAATGACATCAGGGGAATATCAAAGAAAGATGAACTTAAACTTTCGGATAAAGCAATGGATTACGGCATTGCATTGAAAAAGCTGAAAGATGTTCCCGAGATCAGAATGGATAAAGTAAAAAAAATTCAGGATGAAATAAAGACAGGAGTGTATAAACTTGACGGGGAAAAAATAGTAGAGAAAATGTTTCAAGAAGCTAATTTTGAAAAAAGAATATAA
- a CDS encoding flagellar protein FlgN, which translates to MTFSEELTELLLKESEALEELKNITFKKTDALIEGNIKELELIVEKEERIINLTASLEIERENLLDNWGLKKDTPISDIIKSVPEGAEKLEKLKSEMIDNVKEIKEKNEFNRKLTLDSIEWIDFNVNLLSSFQTSSIYNKKDNEISQGNSIFDKKV; encoded by the coding sequence ATGACCTTTAGTGAAGAATTAACCGAACTTCTTTTGAAGGAATCGGAAGCTTTGGAAGAGCTTAAGAATATTACCTTTAAAAAGACAGACGCACTTATTGAAGGAAATATAAAGGAGCTTGAATTGATTGTCGAAAAAGAAGAAAGGATTATTAATTTAACGGCATCTTTGGAAATAGAAAGGGAGAATCTATTGGACAATTGGGGATTAAAAAAAGATACTCCCATTTCCGACATAATAAAATCGGTTCCGGAAGGTGCCGAAAAATTGGAAAAATTAAAAAGCGAAATGATTGATAATGTTAAGGAAATAAAAGAAAAAAATGAATTCAACAGAAAGCTGACTTTAGATTCTATTGAATGGATAGATTTTAATGTAAATCTTCTTTCTTCTTTTCAGACTTCTTCTATATATAACAAGAAGGATAATGAGATAAGTCAGGGGAACAGTATATTTGATAAGAAGGTGTAG
- the flgK gene encoding flagellar hook-associated protein FlgK, which translates to MSFGGLYISVSGIKANERSLDTISHNIANVNNADYVRQNAIHAFSRYRNIENGSIQVGTGVNVQEIRQMRDEFLDLKYRKENTILGYWQSQGDILGEIEAVFNEKTDSQTGLQDVLNEFWDGWDELYKEADSLTIRGVLHERAISLTETINHMSDQLNSIQLDLNKEILNEAEKVNTLLSQISELNSKITMTESPGSNIKANDFRDERNALIDELSELLPVDYYESNNHGIVVSLNGRDLINGEYSNPIEIKKDSRGFGYLYWSDTGEEIQQKEGGRLFGYIHARDVVIDKYRDKLNIFVKTIADGINECVKKGYDLEGNPGVSFFLGNLPDGSDIDASNIRVNPELSNFNKIAVSTDPTERGNGEIIKKYIDDLKDKKFSELDGSTFEVYYRNVILDLGIDGNQASTIVQNQNSLLKEISDRKSSISGVSLEEEITDMINYQHSYIANTRVFNVIDEMMDLIINRMVQ; encoded by the coding sequence ATGTCATTTGGAGGATTATATATTTCCGTATCGGGAATTAAAGCCAATGAGAGATCTTTGGATACTATTTCTCATAATATTGCTAATGTAAACAATGCTGATTATGTAAGGCAGAATGCAATTCATGCATTCAGCAGGTATAGAAATATTGAAAACGGAAGTATTCAAGTAGGAACAGGGGTCAATGTTCAGGAAATAAGGCAGATGAGAGACGAATTTTTAGATTTGAAGTACAGAAAAGAAAATACAATTTTAGGATACTGGCAGTCTCAAGGTGATATTTTGGGGGAAATAGAAGCTGTATTTAATGAGAAAACCGATTCTCAAACAGGGCTTCAGGATGTATTAAACGAATTTTGGGACGGTTGGGACGAGCTGTATAAGGAAGCGGACAGCCTTACGATCAGGGGAGTTCTCCATGAGAGAGCGATATCTTTAACGGAAACCATAAACCACATGAGCGATCAACTCAATTCTATTCAACTGGATTTAAACAAGGAAATTCTCAATGAGGCAGAAAAAGTGAACACATTACTTTCACAAATTTCCGAATTGAACTCAAAGATAACTATGACGGAATCACCGGGTTCGAATATAAAGGCTAATGACTTCAGAGATGAAAGAAATGCTCTTATCGATGAACTGTCTGAACTTCTTCCGGTGGATTATTATGAAAGCAATAACCATGGAATAGTTGTAAGTTTAAACGGAAGAGATTTGATTAACGGGGAATATTCCAATCCTATAGAGATTAAAAAAGACAGCAGGGGATTCGGATATCTGTATTGGTCGGATACGGGAGAAGAGATTCAGCAAAAAGAAGGCGGACGGCTATTCGGATATATTCATGCAAGAGATGTGGTTATCGATAAATACAGGGATAAACTCAATATTTTCGTTAAAACCATAGCGGATGGAATAAATGAATGTGTCAAGAAAGGATATGATTTGGAAGGAAATCCGGGAGTATCGTTTTTTTTAGGTAATTTACCTGACGGCTCCGATATAGATGCATCAAATATAAGGGTAAACCCGGAATTGTCTAATTTTAATAAAATAGCAGTATCAACAGACCCTACGGAACGGGGAAACGGCGAAATAATCAAAAAATATATAGATGATTTAAAAGATAAAAAATTCAGCGAACTGGATGGTTCCACATTTGAGGTTTATTATAGGAATGTAATACTGGACTTAGGAATAGACGGGAATCAAGCAAGCACTATTGTTCAAAACCAAAATTCCCTGCTGAAAGAAATATCCGACAGAAAGTCTTCCATATCCGGTGTATCTTTGGAAGAAGAAATAACCGATATGATTAATTATCAACATTCATATATCGCAAATACAAGGGTGTTTAATGTCATAGATGAAATGATGGATTTGATTATAAACAGAATGGTTCAATAA
- the flgK gene encoding flagellar hook-associated protein FlgK — MLGFNTAVSGLLSSQRSLYVTSHNFSNATTPGYSRQIAYQRATDPYYAPGVGYIGTGTEIYDVCRVRNSYVDYKYWNENGSKGEWETKAESLKELEILFGEPSNNSFRQYMDDFFQSLEDLTTNPSDSSYREPVREAALALTKHINETAERLVNVKEETSFQIEAQVKKVNDIAAQISSLNGQIYSLEIDGKTANDLRDRRELLVDDLSKIVNVQVDEYSDGKYRVSIGGIALVNHKEVSEIKYESELQWANGNVLNLKSGSLKALQELYEGNGENNTYRGINFYINKLNTFAHVFADTINIQHKAGVTLDATNINAGSEIKFFDISDSANPALTLTLSEEILESVSNIAARAAGTGVENADNLQAIIKLRENKTFFSGGVSQGTPDDFLKSIISNLAVDSTHGKRMDSNEGQIIKNILEKRESESGVSTEEETTNMIRFLNSYRASSEMISTLDQILDVVVNRLGAAGR; from the coding sequence ATGTTGGGATTTAATACAGCAGTATCGGGACTGCTTTCAAGTCAAAGAAGCCTTTATGTAACAAGCCACAATTTTTCAAATGCGACTACTCCCGGATACTCAAGACAGATAGCTTATCAAAGGGCAACAGATCCTTATTATGCTCCTGGGGTCGGATATATAGGAACGGGTACGGAGATATACGATGTGTGTAGAGTGAGAAATTCCTATGTGGATTATAAATATTGGAATGAAAACGGATCTAAAGGAGAATGGGAGACAAAAGCCGAATCATTGAAAGAGTTGGAAATTTTGTTTGGCGAGCCTTCAAACAACAGCTTCAGGCAGTATATGGATGATTTCTTCCAATCATTGGAGGACTTAACTACCAATCCTTCCGATTCTTCTTACAGAGAACCTGTTCGTGAAGCTGCTTTGGCGCTGACAAAACATATAAATGAAACCGCTGAGCGACTAGTAAATGTAAAGGAGGAAACTTCCTTTCAAATAGAGGCCCAAGTGAAAAAAGTAAATGATATTGCAGCTCAGATATCATCTTTAAATGGGCAGATCTATTCTTTGGAAATAGACGGAAAGACTGCCAATGATTTAAGAGATAGAAGAGAACTCTTGGTTGATGACCTTTCAAAGATAGTTAATGTTCAGGTAGATGAATATTCCGACGGAAAGTACAGAGTAAGCATCGGCGGAATTGCTTTGGTAAACCATAAGGAAGTAAGTGAAATAAAATATGAATCGGAACTCCAATGGGCAAATGGGAATGTACTGAATTTAAAATCAGGCTCTTTGAAAGCTCTTCAGGAATTATATGAAGGTAATGGTGAAAACAATACTTACAGAGGAATAAACTTTTATATAAATAAATTGAACACTTTCGCTCATGTATTTGCCGATACAATAAATATTCAGCATAAGGCTGGGGTAACATTGGATGCGACAAATATAAACGCGGGAAGCGAAATTAAATTTTTTGATATTTCGGATTCCGCAAATCCGGCTCTTACATTAACTCTATCCGAGGAGATATTGGAGAGTGTTTCAAACATTGCGGCAAGGGCTGCCGGTACGGGGGTTGAGAATGCCGACAACCTTCAGGCCATAATAAAATTGAGGGAAAATAAAACTTTCTTCAGCGGAGGAGTATCTCAGGGAACACCCGATGACTTTTTAAAATCCATCATTTCCAACTTAGCCGTTGACAGTACTCACGGGAAAAGAATGGATTCCAACGAAGGACAGATTATTAAAAACATACTTGAAAAAAGAGAATCGGAATCGGGAGTATCGACGGAGGAAGAGACGACGAATATGATAAGGTTTTTAAATTCCTATAGAGCTTCCTCGGAGATGATATCTACTTTGGATCAGATATTGGATGTAGTTGTTAACAGACTGGGAGCAGCAGGAAGATAG
- the flgL gene encoding flagellar hook-associated protein FlgL — protein sequence MRITNGMMINNMLYNVNQNLARLEKINQQYSTQKKFSLPSDDPIGVSKSLKFNTDLSKIAQYKRNAEDADAWMTETESALTEIETIFQRANELAVQMANGTYKDDLKNTKEEIDQMKEHLIQISNTTYAGRYIFSGFKTDQPLLDDDGNYAIPLTMNGDKAEIFEYNVGVSEAVKVNTLGGRVFGTVKADGTEDFSSNITQDDVASGKGSYLVEVLQKFSDALGGTEPVEDEIQNTIGRIKTSLNQILSVKSEIGAKVNRLELTQKKLNSQVQSTKELISDNEDVDLFEIVISLYKEENVYTASLSAGAKIIQPSLLDFLS from the coding sequence ATGAGAATAACAAACGGAATGATGATAAACAATATGCTGTATAATGTAAATCAGAATTTGGCGAGGCTGGAAAAAATTAATCAACAATACTCAACCCAAAAGAAATTTTCCCTGCCTTCGGATGACCCTATAGGAGTCAGCAAAAGCCTTAAATTTAATACCGACTTATCAAAGATAGCTCAATATAAAAGGAATGCGGAAGATGCCGATGCATGGATGACAGAGACGGAATCGGCTCTTACGGAGATAGAGACTATTTTCCAAAGAGCAAATGAGCTTGCCGTTCAGATGGCTAACGGAACATATAAAGACGACTTAAAAAATACCAAGGAAGAAATAGACCAGATGAAGGAACATCTCATTCAGATATCCAACACGACCTATGCGGGAAGATACATTTTCAGCGGATTTAAAACGGATCAGCCCCTTCTTGATGATGATGGAAATTATGCCATACCTTTGACTATGAATGGCGATAAAGCTGAAATATTCGAGTATAATGTAGGGGTATCGGAGGCTGTAAAGGTGAATACCTTGGGAGGAAGGGTGTTTGGGACTGTCAAAGCGGACGGCACGGAAGACTTTTCGAGCAATATTACTCAAGATGATGTTGCTTCCGGAAAAGGAAGCTATTTAGTGGAAGTGCTTCAAAAATTCAGCGATGCCTTAGGCGGCACGGAACCCGTTGAAGATGAAATACAAAATACCATTGGGAGAATAAAAACTTCTCTTAATCAGATTTTATCGGTGAAATCTGAAATAGGGGCAAAGGTAAACAGGCTTGAACTTACTCAGAAGAAATTGAATTCACAGGTTCAGAGCACTAAGGAACTTATTTCGGATAATGAAGATGTGGATTTGTTTGAAATTGTAATATCTCTGTATAAAGAAGAAAATGTATATACGGCAAGCTTATCTGCCGGAGCGAAAATCATCCAACCTTCTCTTCTTGATTTTCTATCATAA
- the fliW gene encoding flagellar assembly protein FliW, with protein sequence MILSTKNFGDIEIDEDKIISFPEGIPGFEDENKFVIISNPDEENPFHWLQSVNTPGLAFVIINPFLILKDYSLELPSSAVEKLELGSEDDAAVYSIAVVPEKIENITINLLGPIVINWKKKIGGQVILDDEKYSTKYRVFPKDTASEVG encoded by the coding sequence ATGATTTTAAGTACGAAAAATTTTGGGGATATAGAAATAGATGAGGATAAGATCATATCATTTCCCGAAGGAATACCGGGATTTGAAGATGAGAACAAATTTGTAATCATCAGCAATCCCGATGAAGAAAATCCTTTCCACTGGCTTCAGTCTGTAAATACTCCCGGCCTTGCCTTTGTGATCATAAATCCTTTTTTAATACTTAAAGACTATTCTTTGGAACTTCCTTCCTCGGCGGTAGAAAAGCTGGAACTTGGCAGTGAAGACGATGCCGCAGTATATTCTATAGCGGTAGTTCCCGAAAAAATCGAAAATATAACCATTAATCTTTTGGGCCCTATAGTTATCAATTGGAAGAAGAAGATAGGCGGCCAGGTAATCCTTGATGATGAAAAGTACAGTACAAAGTACCGTGTCTTTCCTAAAGATACGGCGAGTGAGGTGGGATAG
- the csrA gene encoding carbon storage regulator CsrA: MLILTRKKDESILIGKNIKLKIISIEEGKVKIGIEAPKDVEILRKELLDTVEKENISAAESNMDLDKLKDLIKK, from the coding sequence ATGCTCATACTCACAAGGAAGAAGGATGAAAGCATATTAATCGGAAAAAATATAAAATTGAAGATAATATCCATAGAAGAGGGCAAGGTAAAGATAGGGATTGAAGCCCCCAAAGATGTTGAGATACTCAGAAAAGAACTATTGGATACCGTAGAAAAAGAAAATATATCCGCAGCTGAGAGCAATATGGATTTAGATAAATTAAAAGATTTGATTAAAAAATAA
- a CDS encoding flagellin N-terminal helical domain-containing protein: MRINNNMMAMNAHRQLSINNDSVSKSLEKLSSGYRINRAGDDAAGLAISEKMRGQIRGLNMASKNAQDDISLIQTAEGALNETHSILQRMRELAVQSANDTNVSVDRQALQAEVDQLSSEITRISKDTEFNTQKLLDSSFEDKVFHIGANQDQNIKLSIADMGGKAIKVEQEYTVDSNDLKTGTGTAATTVAKFVSVGGTIGTTTATVAGYYEVAGTAASTVLFRAANEAYTTSAITLGVNIYSQTEANVSITTINNAIERVSSERSKLGAFQNRLEHTIKNLDNVSENVQSAESRIRDVDMAKEMMEFTKQNILSQAANAMLAQANQAPQTVLQLLK, translated from the coding sequence ATGAGAATTAATAACAACATGATGGCTATGAATGCTCACAGACAATTGTCAATCAATAATGACAGCGTGTCAAAATCTTTGGAGAAATTATCATCAGGTTACAGAATCAACAGAGCAGGAGACGATGCAGCAGGTCTTGCTATATCAGAAAAAATGAGAGGCCAAATAAGAGGACTTAATATGGCATCAAAGAATGCCCAGGATGATATATCTCTTATTCAGACAGCAGAAGGTGCATTAAACGAAACTCATTCAATTCTTCAAAGAATGAGAGAATTAGCTGTTCAATCAGCAAACGACACAAACGTTTCAGTAGACCGCCAGGCTCTTCAAGCAGAAGTTGACCAATTATCATCAGAAATTACAAGAATATCAAAGGATACTGAATTTAACACTCAAAAATTGTTAGACAGTTCCTTTGAGGACAAAGTATTCCATATAGGAGCCAATCAGGATCAAAATATAAAACTAAGTATAGCTGATATGGGCGGAAAAGCAATAAAGGTTGAACAAGAATATACAGTTGATAGCAATGATTTAAAAACCGGTACAGGTACAGCAGCTACAACTGTTGCTAAGTTTGTTAGTGTAGGAGGTACAATAGGTACTACTACAGCTACTGTAGCCGGATATTATGAAGTTGCGGGAACAGCAGCAAGTACTGTATTATTCCGTGCTGCAAATGAAGCATATACTACATCAGCAATAACATTAGGAGTAAATATCTATTCACAAACTGAAGCAAATGTATCGATTACGACAATAAATAATGCAATTGAAAGAGTATCATCCGAAAGATCAAAACTTGGAGCTTTCCAGAACAGATTGGAGCATACAATAAAGAACTTGGACAATGTATCCGAGAACGTACAGTCAGCAGAATCAAGAATCAGAGACGTGGATATGGCGAAGGAAATGATGGAATTCACGAAACAAAATATTCTTTCCCAAGCAGCTAATGCAATGCTTGCTCAGGCAAATCAAGCACCACAGACAGTACTTCAATTATTGAAATAG
- a CDS encoding carbon storage regulator encodes MLVIGRRPGQYVVINNNIKVKVVKSDSGDLRLAIDAPSDIKIIRGEIYETEVLKKA; translated from the coding sequence ATGTTGGTAATAGGCAGAAGACCAGGGCAATATGTAGTAATCAATAACAATATCAAAGTAAAAGTTGTGAAAAGCGATTCGGGAGACCTCCGATTGGCAATCGATGCACCATCTGATATAAAAATAATTCGAGGTGAGATATACGAAACGGAGGTATTGAAGAAGGCCTAA
- a CDS encoding flagellin N-terminal helical domain-containing protein has protein sequence MRINNNLMAMNAHRQLGINNDSVAKSLEKLSSGYRINRAGDDAAGLSISEKMRGQIRGLNMASKNAQDDISLIQTSEGALNETHAILQRMRELAVQSANDTNVTIDRQALQAEVDQLGSEISRISRDTEFNTQKLLDGSFQDKVFHIGANEGQNIKLSVGSIDGKYLGIQTQYAVDGSGIKATDASGNPTGNTIAVFKNVGDTLVSESSGVEEVLANTAGYYVLASGGDVTQELFRTADKAFASGEILTLGVNIYSQATADKSITQINNALDKVSAERSKLGAYQNRLEHTIKNLDNVAENLQASESRIRDVDMAKEMMEFTKQNILQQAATAMLAQANQAPQTVLQLLK, from the coding sequence ATGAGAATTAATAACAATTTAATGGCAATGAATGCCCACAGACAGTTAGGAATCAATAACGACAGTGTAGCAAAATCTTTGGAGAAATTGTCATCAGGGTATAGGATCAACAGAGCAGGAGACGATGCAGCAGGATTGTCAATATCAGAAAAAATGAGAGGCCAGATAAGAGGACTTAATATGGCATCAAAGAATGCTCAGGACGACATATCCCTTATTCAAACATCAGAAGGTGCGTTAAACGAAACTCATGCTATCCTTCAAAGAATGAGAGAATTGGCTGTTCAGTCAGCAAACGACACAAACGTTACAATAGATCGTCAAGCATTACAAGCAGAAGTTGATCAATTAGGATCAGAGATCTCAAGAATATCAAGAGATACAGAATTTAATACTCAAAAATTATTAGACGGTTCATTCCAAGATAAGGTATTTCATATAGGAGCCAATGAAGGACAAAACATAAAACTAAGTGTAGGGAGTATTGACGGAAAATATTTGGGAATTCAAACACAATATGCAGTTGATGGTTCCGGAATAAAAGCAACAGATGCTTCGGGAAATCCTACAGGTAATACTATTGCTGTATTCAAAAATGTAGGAGATACACTTGTATCTGAATCTTCAGGGGTTGAAGAAGTACTTGCAAATACGGCAGGATATTATGTATTGGCAAGTGGAGGAGATGTTACGCAAGAATTATTCCGTACCGCGGATAAAGCATTTGCAAGCGGAGAAATACTAACATTGGGAGTTAACATCTATTCACAAGCGACAGCAGATAAATCAATTACACAGATCAATAATGCTCTTGATAAAGTATCGGCAGAAAGATCAAAATTAGGAGCATATCAAAACAGATTGGAACATACTATCAAGAATCTTGATAATGTAGCAGAAAACTTACAGGCATCGGAATCAAGAATCAGAGACGTAGATATGGCAAAAGAAATGATGGAATTTACAAAACAAAATATACTTCAACAAGCAGCAACAGCAATGCTTGCTCAAGCAAATCAAGCACCGCAAACAGTACTTCAATTGTTGAAATAG
- a CDS encoding motility associated factor glycosyltransferase family protein, whose protein sequence is MDINVINNNLKILKLMGYNNIKLSSSFNIEETKDGFHTYKYIDENEKSVYMHSKYNIKREVDSVLENIDFNRDALYLVYGLGLGYHIKELKKRISSKSYIFVIEKDMNVISTYIKNEDFKEISGNNILFLFGSEDDILTLFNSKIFAFNTMPLLGNLTYVILPSYNRIYGKWINSMNSKIMDIVKHSFFMLGNDMKDTIIGIENNFENIKELIESPSIEKIKDKYKKVPAIIVSAGPSLDKNVDKLKEAQGKCLIIATDAVLTTLKKRGIVPDGVVSIERGEATYEKFYKDKNIDKRIVFIGPPVVKKELFHELRDNKKLICLKKDEKINEWINNDILNENRLLSMGTSCAHVAFSFVKYVGADPVVFIGQDLAYTSEGVTHSQDVEVRTKKNLKEEKDIVFVKGMNGEELPTNRVFKNFLTWYELQIANDNSGREYINATEGGALIEGAESMKLDDVINKYCKKKIIPLYDIVPEGRFDEKKYKEALERIEELYQYFDDIRKEAEEQIIRLNEIKERDNIKKILKELNKAAKLEQLCISNGVSRTMFQPVIMMSASRIKMLGNELTRDNVKANLIIQKNMAIGILGGCHALQNSVSKIIDRLKSDIQCKKE, encoded by the coding sequence ATGGATATCAATGTAATTAATAATAATCTTAAAATATTAAAGCTTATGGGATATAATAACATAAAATTGTCTAGTTCTTTTAATATAGAGGAAACAAAAGACGGATTTCATACATACAAATATATTGATGAAAATGAAAAGTCTGTTTATATGCACAGTAAATATAATATTAAAAGAGAAGTTGATTCTGTTTTGGAAAATATAGATTTTAATAGGGATGCACTATATTTGGTTTATGGTTTAGGGTTGGGATATCATATAAAAGAGCTGAAGAAGAGAATCAGCAGTAAAAGCTATATTTTTGTTATAGAAAAAGATATGAACGTAATATCTACATATATTAAAAATGAAGATTTTAAAGAGATATCTGGGAATAATATTTTGTTTTTATTCGGAAGTGAAGATGATATATTGACGTTATTTAACAGCAAAATTTTTGCTTTTAATACTATGCCTCTTTTGGGGAACTTAACATATGTTATACTGCCTTCCTATAATAGAATATATGGGAAATGGATAAACAGCATGAATAGTAAGATTATGGATATTGTTAAGCACTCATTTTTTATGTTGGGAAATGATATGAAAGATACAATAATAGGAATAGAAAATAATTTTGAAAATATCAAAGAATTAATTGAGAGCCCAAGCATAGAAAAAATTAAAGATAAATATAAAAAAGTCCCGGCAATAATAGTTTCCGCAGGCCCTTCTCTTGATAAGAATGTTGACAAGCTTAAAGAGGCTCAGGGGAAATGCCTTATTATTGCAACAGATGCAGTACTTACGACATTGAAAAAACGTGGGATTGTTCCGGATGGAGTGGTTAGTATTGAGAGAGGGGAAGCAACTTACGAAAAATTTTATAAAGATAAAAATATAGATAAAAGAATTGTATTTATAGGCCCTCCCGTAGTAAAAAAAGAATTGTTTCATGAATTAAGGGATAATAAAAAACTTATTTGTTTAAAAAAAGATGAAAAAATCAATGAATGGATAAATAATGATATATTAAATGAAAATAGATTGTTGAGTATGGGAACTTCCTGTGCTCATGTGGCCTTTTCTTTTGTTAAATATGTAGGAGCTGATCCCGTTGTATTTATAGGTCAGGATTTAGCCTATACTTCAGAGGGTGTTACTCATTCTCAAGATGTGGAAGTCAGGACTAAAAAAAATTTGAAAGAAGAAAAGGATATAGTATTTGTAAAGGGTATGAATGGAGAAGAACTTCCTACAAATAGAGTATTCAAGAACTTTTTGACTTGGTATGAACTTCAAATAGCAAACGACAACAGCGGGAGAGAATATATAAATGCTACAGAAGGCGGTGCATTAATTGAAGGTGCCGAATCTATGAAATTAGATGATGTAATAAATAAATATTGTAAAAAGAAAATTATACCGCTTTATGATATTGTTCCTGAAGGAAGGTTTGATGAAAAAAAATATAAAGAGGCCTTGGAAAGAATTGAAGAATTATATCAATATTTTGATGATATCAGGAAGGAAGCAGAAGAACAGATAATAAGATTGAATGAAATAAAGGAAAGAGATAATATAAAGAAAATATTAAAAGAATTGAATAAAGCAGCAAAATTGGAACAGCTCTGCATATCCAACGGTGTTTCAAGAACAATGTTTCAACCTGTTATAATGATGTCGGCAAGCAGGATAAAAATGTTAGGAAATGAATTGACAAGGGATAATGTAAAAGCTAATCTAATTATTCAAAAAAATATGGCAATAGGAATATTGGGAGGCTGCCATGCATTACAAAATTCTGTTTCCAAGATAATTGACAGGCTGAAGTCCGATATTCAGTGTAAAAAAGAATAG
- a CDS encoding YjfB family protein — MDIPSLSIALSQSKLYQEVGVSVMEMAMDSIKMQGTDLTKMMEATTKIMQQSVNPHIGGNIDISV, encoded by the coding sequence ATGGATATACCATCTCTATCCATAGCCCTAAGCCAATCCAAACTCTATCAGGAAGTAGGAGTATCCGTCATGGAAATGGCTATGGATTCAATAAAGATGCAGGGAACGGATTTGACTAAAATGATGGAAGCAACCACAAAGATTATGCAGCAATCTGTAAATCCTCATATAGGAGGAAATATAGATATTTCCGTTTAA